From one Candidatus Thioglobus sp. NP1 genomic stretch:
- a CDS encoding ABC transporter ATP-binding protein → MSESEPLVKFEKVQKSYDGEILVVKDFNLDVAPGEFVTMLGPSGSGKTTCLMMLAGFEPTTNGTIYLKGSPINNVPPHKRGIGMVFQNYALFPHMTVAENLAFPLEVRKFGKTEREAKVKRALDMVQLGDFGNRRPMQLSGGQQQRVAVARSLVFDPDLVLMDEPLGALDKNLREQMQYEIKHLHESLGLTVVYVTHDQTEALTMSNRIAVFDDGVVLQCSSPEDLYEKPENAFVANFIGENNRLMGTVEAIKAGKATVKTDSGDIVIATQVNVNKVGDRATLSLRPERIIVKPSKGKTPNTYSAKVEELIYHGDHIRTRFSVCGHDDFIVKIPNSIDNVDLKQGKQVDIGWMSEDCLALDG, encoded by the coding sequence ATGAGTGAATCGGAACCACTAGTAAAATTTGAAAAAGTACAAAAAAGTTATGATGGTGAAATTCTTGTTGTAAAAGATTTCAACTTAGATGTTGCTCCTGGTGAGTTTGTTACGATGCTAGGTCCTTCAGGCTCAGGTAAAACGACATGTTTAATGATGCTTGCTGGTTTTGAACCGACAACAAATGGTACAATCTATCTCAAAGGTAGTCCAATAAATAATGTTCCACCACATAAGCGTGGTATTGGTATGGTGTTTCAGAACTATGCATTATTCCCACATATGACAGTTGCAGAGAATCTAGCATTCCCTCTGGAAGTTCGTAAATTTGGTAAAACTGAAAGAGAGGCAAAAGTTAAGCGCGCTCTTGATATGGTTCAACTTGGAGATTTTGGAAATAGAAGGCCTATGCAATTATCTGGTGGTCAACAACAAAGAGTTGCTGTAGCCAGATCTCTTGTCTTTGATCCTGACTTAGTTTTAATGGATGAGCCCCTTGGTGCTCTTGATAAAAATCTACGAGAGCAAATGCAATATGAAATTAAACATCTACACGAGAGTCTTGGATTAACTGTTGTCTATGTAACCCATGACCAAACAGAAGCACTAACAATGTCTAATCGAATTGCAGTATTTGATGATGGTGTAGTTCTTCAATGCTCCTCTCCAGAAGATCTTTATGAGAAACCTGAAAATGCATTCGTTGCAAACTTTATTGGAGAAAACAACCGCCTAATGGGGACTGTTGAAGCAATCAAAGCTGGAAAAGCTACTGTAAAAACTGATTCAGGTGATATTGTTATTGCAACTCAGGTGAATGTTAATAAGGTTGGTGATCGTGCCACACTTTCATTACGACCAGAACGCATAATAGTTAAACCTTCAAAAGGTAAAACACCAAACACATATTCTGCTAAGGTAGAGGAGTTGATCTACCATGGCGACCATATTCGCACCCGCTTTAGTGTGTGTGGACACGACGATTTTATCGTCAAAATTCCAAACTCAATCGATAATGTTGACCTTAAACAAGGCAAGCAAGTAGATATTGGTTGGATGTCGGAAGACTGTCTAGCTCTTGATGGATAG
- a CDS encoding FAD-binding oxidoreductase: MNESKDLDNIISQLKSIVGENNYIDDVLKMESYLIDWRKQYKGLSPLILKPLNTQIISEILTLCNEYNIGVVPQGGNTGLVGGSIPSESGLEVVLSLEKMNKILDIDTINFTMTLEAGCILSEVQDAALKQERLFPLSLAAEGSCQIGGNLSTNAGGTAVLNYGNAKELVLGLEVVLADGSIMSSLRRLRKDNAGYDLKQLFLGSEGTLGIITKAVIKLFPVPINKVTSIVATTNLESSIKLLAKLREQTGDTINAFEYFDRACIDALINKEGIKDIFDKKYEHYVLVELSSSQKNSDLNLLLENSIALAIEDKNVNDAIVASNETQSAQFWSLRETLPVVLKNIGKYIVFDISVPISLLPKLISESKKVCNEICKNSSSIIFGHIGDGNIHYYLIKPEDMSEANFLDMKSKIKKSVYDILEKLDGSFSAEHGIGLAKKQELRDYSSNTEIGLMRVIKKSLDPNNIMNPGKVI, encoded by the coding sequence ATGAATGAATCTAAAGACCTTGATAATATTATTTCTCAATTAAAAAGTATTGTTGGAGAAAATAACTATATAGATGATGTTTTAAAAATGGAATCTTATTTGATTGATTGGCGTAAGCAGTATAAAGGACTATCACCTTTGATTTTAAAGCCACTTAATACCCAAATTATTTCAGAAATATTGACGCTATGTAATGAATACAATATAGGTGTTGTTCCCCAAGGTGGAAATACTGGTTTAGTTGGTGGCAGTATTCCTAGTGAATCAGGACTAGAAGTCGTTCTGAGTCTTGAGAAAATGAACAAAATTTTAGATATTGATACAATTAATTTCACAATGACACTTGAAGCTGGATGTATTTTATCTGAAGTTCAAGATGCTGCTTTAAAACAAGAGCGATTATTCCCACTTAGTCTAGCTGCTGAAGGGTCTTGTCAAATTGGTGGAAATTTATCTACTAATGCTGGTGGAACTGCTGTCTTAAATTATGGAAATGCGAAAGAGCTTGTTCTAGGTTTGGAGGTAGTATTAGCTGATGGCTCTATTATGTCGAGTTTAAGACGTCTAAGAAAAGACAATGCAGGTTATGACCTAAAACAACTTTTTCTTGGTAGTGAGGGAACCCTTGGTATCATAACTAAAGCAGTTATTAAGCTTTTTCCAGTTCCTATAAATAAGGTGACGTCAATTGTAGCAACTACTAATTTAGAATCATCAATTAAGCTTTTGGCTAAACTAAGAGAGCAAACTGGGGATACTATAAACGCCTTTGAATATTTTGATAGAGCATGTATTGATGCGCTAATTAATAAAGAAGGCATAAAAGATATTTTTGATAAAAAATATGAACACTATGTATTAGTTGAGCTTTCATCAAGTCAAAAAAATTCTGACCTCAATCTATTATTGGAAAATTCAATTGCTTTAGCAATAGAGGATAAAAATGTAAATGACGCAATAGTAGCTTCTAATGAAACTCAATCAGCACAATTTTGGAGCTTAAGAGAAACATTACCTGTAGTTTTAAAAAATATTGGTAAATACATTGTTTTTGATATATCAGTTCCAATTTCCTTATTGCCAAAACTAATAAGTGAATCAAAGAAAGTTTGCAACGAAATATGTAAGAACTCAAGTTCGATTATATTTGGGCATATTGGTGATGGAAATATTCATTACTATTTAATTAAGCCTGAAGATATGTCTGAAGCTAATTTTTTAGATATGAAGTCTAAAATTAAAAAATCTGTATACGATATTTTAGAAAAATTGGATGGTAGCTTTAGTGCTGAGCATGGAATTGGCTTAGCAAAGAAACAAGAGCTTAGAGATTATAGTTCTAATACTGAAATAGGATTGATGAGAGTTATCAAAAAATCACTTGACCCGAATAATATTATGAACCCAGGAAAAGTTATTTAA
- a CDS encoding alpha/beta fold hydrolase: MQRESYESPTGSQINLYSLLPANDIRGVVHVTHGMAEHSLRYSRFALELNAAGFAFFTHDMRGHGKTVASDAPQGVFAKSDGFNMVLKDQNEIINLIKDRLPNKPIICFGHSLGSIINLNYALKYPNQLNALACWNSGIETGPLPKLSRLILAIEGFLRNQNLPSLIAWKLSFEAWNLKFKPNRTKYDWLSQDEKEVDLYVDDPLCGFEVSISMWRDVLDGVFYAGNKNNLKKLPKNLPVHIIGGSDDPCTINGSDMEKLALKLKNNGLSDVTCKILERTRHESLNEINRDKTTEQFIKWLKDRF, encoded by the coding sequence ATGCAAAGAGAGAGTTATGAGAGCCCTACTGGTTCACAAATTAATTTGTACAGCCTATTACCAGCAAATGATATAAGGGGTGTAGTTCATGTTACTCATGGCATGGCAGAACACTCTTTACGTTATTCTCGATTTGCATTGGAATTAAATGCCGCTGGATTTGCTTTTTTCACACATGATATGAGAGGGCATGGAAAAACAGTCGCAAGTGATGCACCTCAGGGTGTATTTGCTAAATCTGATGGCTTTAATATGGTTCTAAAAGACCAAAATGAGATTATAAATCTTATTAAAGATAGACTTCCAAATAAACCAATAATTTGCTTTGGACACTCTTTAGGCTCAATCATTAATTTAAACTATGCGTTAAAGTATCCAAATCAGTTGAATGCATTAGCATGCTGGAATAGTGGAATTGAAACTGGACCTCTACCTAAACTATCAAGATTAATATTAGCTATAGAAGGTTTTCTTCGAAATCAAAACCTTCCAAGTCTTATAGCCTGGAAACTCTCTTTTGAAGCTTGGAATCTTAAGTTTAAGCCAAATCGTACTAAATATGACTGGCTATCTCAGGATGAAAAAGAGGTTGATTTGTACGTTGATGATCCCCTTTGTGGCTTTGAAGTATCAATATCAATGTGGCGAGATGTCTTAGATGGTGTTTTTTATGCAGGAAATAAAAATAACTTAAAAAAATTACCAAAGAATCTTCCAGTTCATATTATAGGTGGGTCTGATGATCCATGCACTATAAATGGAAGTGACATGGAAAAACTAGCATTAAAACTTAAAAATAATGGACTCTCAGATGTGACTTGCAAAATTTTAGAAAGAACACGTCATGAAAGTCTAAATGAAATTAACCGTGATAAAACTACAGAACAATTTATTAAATGGCTTAAAGATAGATTTTAA